The following is a genomic window from Adhaeribacter radiodurans.
TGCTCAAACTACCGGGCTGGGATGGGTCTGATCGGTAAGTTGTAATTTGATTTGTCTTTTTATTTAGGATCTGCAGCCCTTCTGTTGTTCCTATCCACAGGTAATCAGCGACTGCGTAAATTTTAATGATTGATTTATTCAACAATCCTTTGGAATCAAAGGGAGTATAGTAGCTTGGCCTGCGGGTATCCATGTAGTATAGACCGCCTTCCGTACCCAACCACGCAATACCTGCTGTATCAATATCAAACCCAATCGAACTTATAAACTGGTTACCGGAGGCTGTAACTAGCGGGAAAATGGTATACTTGCCCGTTTTCGGGTCAAATTGGTAAGAACCGGCCCAAAGTCTGCCCATGGCATCTTCCCGTATCTGGCCAATACTTTCCCCATTAGGGCTGGCATATAAGGCGTAGGAATGGCTGTCCGGATTGAACCGGGCTATCCCGAGTGATGTTCCAAGCCACAATATTCCCTTTTTGTCTTCATAAATAGCTTCTAGTAGGTCCCATCGACTAGAGTGTTTAGCATCTATAGGATAGGCAATGGATTTACCGGTTGGCTTATCAACTTGATGCAACCCGGCTCCCCAAGTAGTTACCCAGAGTCTTCCCTTTCGGTCTTCGTGGATGGCGCTTATGAGATTAGATCGTAAGGAATGGGCCGGATCAGCCGGATTTAACGCATAGCTGGTAGCTGAATGTCCATCGTATTTGTATAATCCGTCGTAGGTACCAAACCACATGAAACCTTCTCTGTCCTGACAAATACTCCAAACCCAACTCTGTGGAAGGCCTTGCCGGGCACTTAAATGTTCGAATTGAAGAGGTTGGGATTGAGCATAAACTCTCCTACTACTATTAAAGAGGAAAAAAGAACTAATAATACTTATATGGAGAAAAGTTTTCATTCACTTACTAATAATAGTACAAACCATTAGTTAAGCTCTATATAACTCTGAAAACTATTACGTTAAGGTACTAAATATTTATCTTAGCTGCATTTAAATACTTTAAATTATTATTTTAAACAGACCTTAGTGTACTAACTATATATCAATAAAAAAGCCTTACTAAAAAATCTTGGTAAGGCTTTTCCACGATAAAAAATTTAACTTTTACCCAATTGCTGCTAAGCTTTGCTCCAAAGCAGCAATCTTGGCTTCGGCATCAGCTTTTTTCTGGCGTTCTTTTTCCAGCACGGCTTCTGGTGCACCGCTTACAAACCGTTCGTTACTTAATTTTTTGCCTACTGATGTTAAGAAACCTTTGGTGTATTCGAGTTCTTTTTGCAGACGTTCCCGTTCTACTGCCACGTCCACGTTGCCTTCCATCGGGATGAAAAACTCGCTGGCACCTTGTACAAAACTAATAGCGTTATCTAAACCAGTTTCTACGAAGCTGATTTCTGAAATATTCGCTAATTTCTGAATAATGGGTTGAAAAGCATTAATCAGGCTGGCATCCGCAGCTTTTACCGATAACTCTAGTGCTTTGGTGTTCGGAATATTTTTGGAGCTCCGTACATTTCGGATACCCGCTACCACTTCCATAGCCTTATCCATATTCTGAATAATTTCGGTATCCGCCGTTTTTACTTCGGGCCAACTGGCTACAATCAGGTAATCTTTGGCTTGCCGTTCGCGGAGTTCGTGCCATAACTCTTCGGTAATAAACGGCATAAACGGATGCAGCAGCTTCATTAAATTTTCAAAAAATGCAAGGGTGCGCTTGTAGGTTTCGCCATCAATGGGTTGCTGGTAAGCGGGTTTAATCATTTCGAGGTACAACGAACAGAAATCGTCCCAAACCAGTTTGTAAACCGTAAGTAACGCATCCGAAATCCGGAATTTATCAAAATGATCTTCGAGCTGGGTTACTGCTTCGTTGAATTTAGCTTCGAACCAGTTAATGGCCAGTTCGTTCGGGAAAGGCAACTCGGTGTTTACTTCCCAGCCTTTAACTAACCGAAAGGCATTCCAAATTTTATTGCTGAAATTACGGCCTTGCTCGCACAACTTTTCGTCGAAGGGCAAATCGTTACCAGCCGGCGAACTAAACAACATGCCGGTACGCACACCGTCAGCGCCATATTGTTCAATTAAGTTAAGCGGATTGGGGGAGTTACCCAGCGATTTCGACATTTTACGGCCGATGCTGTCGCGCACAATGCCGGTTAAATACACGTTCCGGAAAGGTAATTCGCGCCGGTACTCAAAGCCCGCCATAATCATACGCGCCACCCAGAAAAACAAAATTTCGGGAGCGGTTACCAGGTCGTTGGTAGGATAGTAGTATTCAATGTCCGGGTTATCGGGGTCTTTAAATCCGTTGAACACCGAAATGGGCCACAACCACGACGAGAACCAGGTATCCAGTACGTCTTCGTCTTGCCGCAAATCCTGGTGGGTTAAGTTTTCGTTACCGGTTTGTTGCTTCGCCAGAACTAAGGCTTCTTCGGCGTTAATAGCCACTACAAACGAGCCATCCGGCAGGTAATAAGCCGGAATCTGCTGTCCCCACCACAATTGCCGCGAAATGTTCCAGTCGCGGATGTTTTCCATCCAGGACCGGTACATATTTTT
Proteins encoded in this region:
- a CDS encoding valine--tRNA ligase, encoding MSIAKTYNPKEVEDKWYQSWLENGLFKSKPNPHKQPYSVVIPPPNVTGVLHMGHMLNNTIQDILVRRARMQGKEACWVPGTDHASIATEAKVVAMLKERGISKKDITREEFLKYAWEWKEKYGGIILEQLKKLGASCDWDRTRFTMEEDLSAAVIQVFVDLHRKGYIYRGIRMVNWDPQGLTAVSDEEVIHKQVNSKLYYVNYQIEGEPENYITIATTRPETILGDTAICVNPNDARYQHLKGKKALVPLINRAIPIIQDEYVDMEFGTGALKVTPAHDINDYELGHRHNLASIDILNDNGTLNESAQLYIGEDRFVVRKKIVKDIDATGALVKTEEITNNVGYSERTDAVIEPKLSMQWFCRMEKLAEPALKAVMDDEIKLHPPKFKNMYRSWMENIRDWNISRQLWWGQQIPAYYLPDGSFVVAINAEEALVLAKQQTGNENLTHQDLRQDEDVLDTWFSSWLWPISVFNGFKDPDNPDIEYYYPTNDLVTAPEILFFWVARMIMAGFEYRRELPFRNVYLTGIVRDSIGRKMSKSLGNSPNPLNLIEQYGADGVRTGMLFSSPAGNDLPFDEKLCEQGRNFSNKIWNAFRLVKGWEVNTELPFPNELAINWFEAKFNEAVTQLEDHFDKFRISDALLTVYKLVWDDFCSLYLEMIKPAYQQPIDGETYKRTLAFFENLMKLLHPFMPFITEELWHELRERQAKDYLIVASWPEVKTADTEIIQNMDKAMEVVAGIRNVRSSKNIPNTKALELSVKAADASLINAFQPIIQKLANISEISFVETGLDNAISFVQGASEFFIPMEGNVDVAVERERLQKELEYTKGFLTSVGKKLSNERFVSGAPEAVLEKERQKKADAEAKIAALEQSLAAIG